The following are encoded in a window of Ignicoccus islandicus DSM 13165 genomic DNA:
- a CDS encoding glycosyltransferase, translating into MSVSDVLLLIASLYHALQAMYAFGSKKSASSKGPKCENLSVHVPALREDKQMVIENIEKIKNVLNPKEVILIVGSDEISKYADLKDVKVIGGAENGKARALNEALRYTTADCVVVFDADSHPLEGFEPRCLEYSASLWNGYYSVPNKWSKSLKVVTDIASLTLLKGRKALGLKVLAPGSGVCVKSEILEKVKWPEEITEDLALGVELSKLGVTADLNEGKVAVEVPSSYFDLKRQQNRWNYGAIRSLKRLRVKDWKDIELAFYLTQYAQTWLPLLALVASPLGLSPLSLFVYYFSVLAQSLLVKEACEANGVDHDVRSLSRASAAGLAMSISLIMSSLRALLNQPFKWEVTPKGGRVGKGRLREEYLLLLTPLFSFLNPFSLPLALQYFASALFIIKDSKEFS; encoded by the coding sequence TTGAGCGTTAGCGACGTCCTTCTGCTAATAGCCTCCCTCTATCACGCCCTTCAAGCAATGTACGCTTTCGGATCAAAGAAGAGCGCTAGTTCTAAAGGTCCAAAATGCGAGAACTTGAGCGTTCACGTCCCAGCTCTGCGAGAGGACAAACAAATGGTTATTGAAAACATTGAAAAGATTAAGAACGTCCTTAACCCTAAGGAAGTAATACTGATAGTGGGTTCCGATGAAATAAGTAAGTACGCCGATTTAAAAGACGTAAAAGTCATTGGAGGGGCCGAAAACGGGAAAGCTCGAGCCTTAAACGAGGCCTTGAGGTATACCACGGCAGATTGCGTAGTGGTGTTCGATGCAGATTCCCATCCCCTAGAAGGCTTCGAGCCCCGATGCTTGGAGTACTCGGCATCCTTATGGAATGGTTACTACTCCGTTCCAAATAAGTGGTCCAAGAGCCTCAAGGTTGTCACGGATATAGCCTCTCTCACTCTCCTTAAGGGAAGGAAGGCCCTAGGCCTCAAGGTATTGGCACCGGGATCCGGCGTTTGCGTCAAGAGCGAGATATTGGAAAAAGTCAAATGGCCAGAGGAGATAACGGAGGACTTGGCACTAGGGGTTGAGCTATCTAAACTCGGCGTAACGGCTGACTTGAACGAAGGGAAGGTGGCCGTGGAAGTACCTTCCAGTTACTTCGACCTCAAGAGGCAACAGAACAGATGGAACTACGGCGCCATTAGGTCTCTAAAGAGGCTTAGGGTGAAGGACTGGAAGGACATCGAGCTCGCGTTTTACCTTACCCAGTACGCCCAAACGTGGCTCCCCCTCCTAGCTCTGGTCGCGTCTCCGTTAGGTCTCTCCCCGCTAAGCCTATTCGTTTATTACTTCTCCGTCCTTGCGCAATCGCTCTTAGTCAAGGAGGCGTGTGAGGCAAACGGAGTTGACCACGACGTTAGGTCGCTTTCGAGGGCGTCTGCAGCGGGGCTAGCTATGTCTATATCTCTAATAATGAGTTCATTGAGAGCGCTCCTAAATCAGCCGTTTAAATGGGAAGTTACGCCCAAGGGGGGAAGGGTTGGGAAAGGAAGGCTGAGGGAGGAGTACCTCCTATTGCTAACCCCGTTGTTCTCTTTCCTCAATCCGTTCTCGCTACCCCTTGCGTTACAGTACTTCGCTTCCGCACTTTTCATTATTAAAGATTCAAAGGAGTTCTCTTAG
- a CDS encoding Trm112 family protein → MLYMTLDVLACPYCKDEGFPLKLYVIEEKEVKDRKKPNMEKPYCELYCGYKRKFLKELKEEPPCDECLTKEIVTGVLVCPKCGRWYPIIDEIPHMLPDELRNKDEDLKFLKKYKDVLPEEVLKGKPWGLMD, encoded by the coding sequence ATGTTATACATGACTTTAGACGTTTTGGCATGCCCCTATTGTAAAGACGAAGGTTTTCCCTTGAAGTTATACGTTATAGAGGAGAAAGAGGTCAAGGATAGGAAGAAACCGAATATGGAAAAGCCCTATTGCGAGCTCTACTGTGGATATAAGAGGAAGTTCTTAAAAGAACTTAAAGAGGAGCCTCCTTGCGACGAATGCCTAACGAAGGAAATAGTTACTGGAGTATTGGTGTGTCCCAAGTGCGGTAGGTGGTATCCCATAATAGATGAGATACCCCACATGCTTCCAGACGAGTTGAGAAACAAGGACGAAGACTTAAAGTTCTTGAAGAAGTATAAGGACGTCTTACCGGAAGAGGTATTGAAGGGAAAACCGTGGGGTCTGATGGACTGA
- a CDS encoding molybdopterin-binding protein yields MTNPYLKKWSAAILVIGNEVLVGRITDTNSQKIARVLTTLGFDVVEIRKVRDDIDAIAEAVKELCYDAGVVITTGGLGPTYDDVTAEAIAYAIGSPLCLNEEALEMVRNKLREIYGQEIEEVDEVRRKMAVLPCLAQPIPNKVGVAPGIYVKLNRCKIFSLPGVPREMEAMLNEFVTEELQKENLYAKVEVCERLEDVREAELAPLLKKFAEVYPDVYIKSHPGIEGERSFVRVCVLASGPTKENAQEKAQKVLSEFLKRSRRRLEIEMIEEIVNYTLNRIEFERKSLALPKRDKKGVIDFRASLEKDAFSIITEFKPSSPSGVRAKWAPIDYVNEVRPCSSAFSVLTEPKWFKGSYENLRLISSITDKPILMKDFVVDPFQIDIAYAFGADAVLLMVDVLGEDELSYLARKAKARGLQTLVEVSNKEDLVIYDKKPYVDVLGMNSRDFKTLKVDINRLHDGGFLIRRAFPLAESGVKSPEDAMKVASWGFRGALVGTSLMESNAPRELCVELKRKGSEALSARLRSRGLTPSVL; encoded by the coding sequence ATGACGAACCCTTACCTTAAGAAATGGAGCGCGGCGATTTTAGTAATAGGCAACGAGGTACTCGTAGGCAGAATAACTGACACCAACTCTCAAAAGATCGCTAGAGTACTAACGACCTTAGGCTTTGACGTAGTAGAAATTAGGAAGGTTAGGGACGACATCGACGCTATAGCCGAAGCAGTGAAGGAACTCTGCTACGATGCGGGCGTCGTAATAACTACTGGGGGGCTCGGGCCAACGTACGACGACGTAACGGCCGAGGCCATAGCGTACGCGATAGGATCGCCCTTGTGCTTGAACGAAGAGGCATTGGAAATGGTAAGGAACAAGCTGAGAGAGATCTATGGCCAAGAAATAGAGGAAGTTGACGAAGTAAGGAGGAAGATGGCCGTGTTGCCGTGCTTGGCCCAACCGATTCCAAATAAAGTAGGCGTAGCACCGGGAATATACGTCAAATTGAACAGGTGCAAAATATTTTCTCTTCCTGGAGTACCCAGGGAAATGGAAGCCATGTTAAATGAGTTCGTAACCGAAGAATTGCAGAAGGAGAACTTATATGCGAAGGTCGAAGTATGCGAGCGTTTAGAGGACGTGAGGGAGGCCGAATTAGCTCCCCTACTGAAGAAGTTCGCTGAGGTCTATCCCGATGTGTACATTAAGAGCCATCCGGGTATAGAGGGAGAGAGGAGCTTCGTAAGGGTGTGCGTACTAGCCTCGGGACCCACCAAGGAAAACGCGCAAGAGAAGGCTCAGAAGGTACTGAGCGAATTCCTTAAAAGAAGCCGAAGACGTCTTGAGATCGAGATGATAGAGGAAATAGTCAACTATACGTTAAATAGAATAGAATTTGAGAGGAAGAGCTTAGCGTTACCTAAAAGGGACAAGAAGGGGGTAATTGACTTCAGAGCGAGTTTAGAGAAGGACGCGTTCTCAATAATAACGGAATTCAAACCTTCTTCTCCGAGCGGGGTTAGGGCCAAGTGGGCCCCAATAGACTACGTTAACGAGGTCAGACCGTGCTCAAGTGCCTTCTCAGTGCTGACCGAACCTAAGTGGTTCAAGGGATCGTACGAAAACCTAAGGTTAATCTCTTCTATAACCGATAAACCAATACTGATGAAGGACTTCGTAGTCGATCCGTTTCAGATAGATATAGCTTACGCGTTTGGAGCTGACGCAGTTCTGTTAATGGTAGACGTTCTGGGGGAGGACGAATTGTCTTATTTAGCTAGAAAAGCTAAGGCCAGAGGCCTTCAGACCTTGGTTGAGGTGAGTAACAAAGAGGACCTAGTTATCTATGATAAGAAACCTTACGTGGACGTGCTCGGAATGAACTCGCGTGACTTCAAGACATTGAAGGTAGACATTAACAGGCTTCACGATGGGGGCTTTCTAATAAGGAGGGCCTTTCCGTTAGCCGAATCGGGCGTGAAGAGCCCTGAAGACGCGATGAAGGTTGCCTCATGGGGCTTTCGAGGCGCCCTAGTAGGTACGTCCTTAATGGAATCGAACGCGCCTCGAGAGCTATGCGTGGAACTCAAAAGGAAGGGATCTGAGGCTCTCTCCGCGAGACTTCGAAGTCGAGGTTTAACTCCTTCAGTGCTTTAA
- a CDS encoding DUF1512 domain-containing protein, with translation MSGSNPSDILSIITQLMFMAFLLMAFTGADQRFRMYIWARNIKSKMDEIKEMSDKSKKDTIDFLKKIGVKRAEEIVNELTEFFTINPVDIEPTDITKRMAHIFRTSLLEWERKLEEGAVEEIPKHVKHNALVLIEIANSLNVIYKVIRHYLLYALKNNNLFLIMQLWMIMPQIVKMSKTLDKARETFKHCRPIGDSVGPLVAYKLLERKKRLWHPAKDTVAGEVEIEGRKVIVVKAEGPGATVGNPGEAIKKVIEGMRGQVDLIITVDAALKLEGEESGSIAEGAGAAIGDPGPEKIAIERVATRYNIPLQAIVIKMSNEEAITDMTKKIAMAADEAVKRVIDKVKSLPEKSVVLVAGIGNTCGVAQ, from the coding sequence TTGTCAGGATCCAATCCATCCGACATACTGAGCATAATAACTCAATTAATGTTCATGGCCTTCTTGCTAATGGCGTTCACTGGCGCAGATCAAAGGTTTAGAATGTATATATGGGCTAGAAACATAAAATCGAAAATGGATGAAATAAAGGAGATGAGCGACAAAAGCAAGAAAGATACAATCGACTTCTTGAAAAAGATAGGCGTGAAGAGAGCCGAAGAGATAGTTAACGAGCTAACGGAGTTCTTCACAATAAACCCGGTAGACATAGAACCAACGGATATCACCAAGAGGATGGCTCACATCTTTAGGACGAGTCTATTAGAATGGGAAAGGAAACTAGAGGAGGGAGCTGTAGAGGAAATACCTAAGCACGTGAAACACAACGCGCTAGTTCTCATAGAAATAGCGAATAGCCTAAACGTGATTTACAAAGTAATTAGGCATTACTTATTGTATGCATTAAAGAATAACAACTTGTTCCTAATAATGCAACTCTGGATGATAATGCCCCAAATCGTGAAGATGAGTAAAACTTTGGATAAGGCGAGGGAAACGTTCAAGCATTGCAGACCTATAGGCGATTCAGTTGGACCCTTAGTTGCCTACAAGCTCTTAGAGAGGAAAAAGAGGTTGTGGCATCCTGCCAAGGACACCGTAGCCGGCGAGGTGGAAATAGAAGGTAGAAAGGTTATTGTGGTTAAGGCGGAAGGGCCTGGCGCGACCGTTGGGAACCCGGGAGAAGCCATCAAGAAGGTGATCGAGGGAATGAGGGGACAAGTGGATTTGATAATTACAGTCGATGCTGCCCTAAAGTTAGAGGGAGAAGAGAGCGGTTCGATTGCCGAAGGCGCAGGCGCTGCAATAGGCGATCCAGGTCCAGAGAAAATAGCCATAGAGAGGGTAGCGACGCGGTATAATATACCCCTTCAAGCAATAGTAATAAAAATGTCCAATGAAGAGGCAATAACTGACATGACCAAGAAGATAGCAATGGCAGCAGACGAGGCCGTAAAGAGGGTAATAGATAAAGTAAAGAGCCTACCAGAGAAATCCGTAGTGTTGGTAGCTGGAATAGGGAACACGTGCGGGGTAGCCCAATGA
- a CDS encoding methylenetetrahydrofolate reductase C-terminal domain-containing protein, translating into MNTGVVGKEVRELCPKRMLNGPCGGIRGELCEVDDFQCPFYKAFENLRSANYLKPLLDKGFKVECEPGDVELSGYAKMLEEGGPVLSTEVEPWSLKDVQFFETLKDKYHAFNVTDNPFGKPHVSSVAVSIELKRRGMEVIAQLTTRSRTREALASDLMSLNAFGVTNVLALTGDWAPHSVFDLDAVRLVCLISLMNKGLLWDGSEIEPTTLVPGVASNPYFKYEKERLLRKARAGAVFAQTQPIFTSEIVRSLKEYPVTTVPSLLISTSRKVVRSLKEKGVKVPKEYEEGLIKSKAEGKADEFVLEYNLKLAEEILSKELKGIHVMAPGRWDLLVKFGNALRELL; encoded by the coding sequence TTGAATACCGGAGTTGTGGGAAAGGAAGTGAGGGAACTCTGCCCTAAGCGCATGCTTAACGGTCCTTGCGGCGGAATTAGAGGCGAATTGTGCGAGGTGGACGATTTCCAGTGCCCGTTTTACAAGGCGTTTGAAAACTTGAGGAGCGCTAATTACTTGAAGCCCTTGCTCGACAAGGGATTTAAGGTAGAATGCGAGCCAGGAGACGTTGAGCTCAGCGGATACGCTAAAATGTTGGAAGAGGGAGGTCCAGTTCTTTCAACTGAGGTCGAACCGTGGAGCTTAAAGGACGTTCAGTTCTTCGAAACGCTGAAGGACAAGTACCACGCTTTCAACGTAACTGACAACCCGTTCGGGAAACCGCACGTAAGCTCCGTCGCAGTCTCCATTGAGCTGAAGAGAAGAGGTATGGAAGTGATTGCTCAATTAACTACTAGGTCTCGTACTAGAGAGGCCTTGGCTAGCGATCTAATGAGTCTAAACGCGTTTGGCGTCACCAACGTGCTGGCTTTGACTGGGGATTGGGCGCCTCACTCGGTGTTCGACTTGGACGCAGTGAGGTTGGTTTGCTTGATATCGTTAATGAACAAGGGGCTCTTGTGGGACGGTAGCGAAATAGAGCCTACCACGCTAGTTCCGGGGGTCGCATCCAACCCGTACTTCAAATACGAAAAGGAGAGGCTCTTGAGAAAGGCCCGCGCCGGGGCAGTTTTCGCTCAAACTCAACCGATCTTCACTAGTGAAATAGTAAGGTCGTTGAAGGAATATCCTGTAACCACTGTTCCCAGCCTCCTAATTTCAACCTCTAGAAAGGTCGTAAGATCACTGAAAGAGAAGGGAGTGAAGGTACCTAAGGAGTACGAAGAAGGCTTGATAAAAAGCAAGGCTGAAGGCAAAGCAGATGAGTTCGTTTTGGAATACAACTTGAAGTTGGCTGAAGAGATACTTTCTAAGGAGCTCAAGGGAATTCACGTTATGGCACCAGGCAGGTGGGACCTATTGGTAAAATTCGGCAACGCTCTAAGAGAACTCCTTTGA
- a CDS encoding fibrillarin-like rRNA/tRNA 2'-O-methyltransferase: MVIEVVNIYEHPKYPNVYIVELEDGSVKLATKNLTPGKRVYGEKLYKWEDGEYREWNIFRSKLAAALAKGLEELPIKRGDKILYLGAATGTTPSHISDIIGEEGKLYGVEFAPRVMREFVVLAEERKNIFPILGDARKPREYRHLVELTDGLYADVAQPNQAEIVADNADFFLKDGGYMLMAIKARSVDVTKSPEEVFRRELLTLKERGFEILDIVHLDPFDKDHAMIYARFHKK, from the coding sequence TTGGTAATTGAAGTAGTCAACATATATGAGCATCCCAAGTACCCTAACGTCTACATAGTAGAACTAGAGGACGGCAGCGTCAAGCTCGCTACTAAGAACTTGACTCCCGGAAAAAGAGTATATGGGGAGAAACTCTATAAGTGGGAAGATGGCGAATACAGGGAATGGAATATATTTAGGTCTAAGCTCGCGGCTGCGTTGGCTAAGGGTCTCGAGGAATTACCAATTAAGCGAGGAGATAAGATTCTCTATTTAGGTGCTGCTACGGGTACCACTCCTAGCCACATTTCGGACATAATAGGCGAGGAAGGAAAGCTATACGGAGTAGAATTCGCGCCCAGAGTAATGAGAGAGTTCGTAGTGCTAGCTGAAGAAAGAAAGAACATTTTCCCTATATTGGGAGATGCCAGGAAGCCTAGGGAATATAGGCACTTAGTTGAACTAACTGACGGGCTCTACGCCGACGTGGCCCAACCTAACCAAGCGGAAATAGTTGCCGATAACGCTGACTTCTTCCTAAAGGACGGCGGTTACATGCTCATGGCAATAAAGGCTAGGAGCGTGGACGTAACTAAGAGCCCGGAGGAAGTGTTCAGGAGGGAATTGCTTACACTTAAGGAAAGGGGTTTCGAAATACTCGATATCGTTCACTTAGACCCGTTCGACAAAGACCACGCAATGATTTACGCCAGGTTTCATAAGAAGTAA
- a CDS encoding sulfide-dependent adenosine diphosphate thiazole synthase, which produces MIDEGKVTSIIIEESSKELSQMAKGVDVVIVGAGPAGLTASHYLAKAGLKVLILERRVSLGGGISGGGSLFHKVVVEDVELEGYNPKEIAEELGVPLKKVDDNLYTTDAAALVAKLSNASVSAGAKIVLGMHVEDLIYRIEEGVTKVKGVVALWSPIYLSGLHVDPIFFKAKAVVDATGHDAEILKIASKKLPNVNFEVGREYGAWIDEAEKLVVKYTGKVLEGLYAAGMSVASFYRLPRMGPVFGGMLASGKKVAEKIIGDLEVS; this is translated from the coding sequence ATGATAGATGAGGGTAAGGTCACCTCAATAATAATAGAGGAAAGCTCAAAGGAACTATCCCAAATGGCGAAGGGCGTTGACGTAGTAATAGTTGGAGCAGGTCCGGCCGGACTCACGGCTTCCCATTACCTTGCGAAAGCCGGTCTTAAGGTCCTAATACTAGAAAGGAGGGTTAGCTTAGGAGGCGGTATCTCTGGAGGAGGAAGCCTCTTCCATAAGGTAGTGGTAGAGGACGTGGAGTTAGAGGGCTACAATCCTAAGGAAATAGCCGAAGAGCTCGGTGTTCCCTTAAAGAAAGTTGATGATAATTTGTACACAACCGATGCCGCCGCGTTAGTAGCGAAGCTAAGCAACGCCTCCGTTTCGGCTGGAGCGAAGATAGTTCTCGGAATGCACGTCGAGGACCTAATATACAGAATAGAAGAAGGTGTGACCAAGGTAAAGGGAGTAGTAGCTCTATGGTCGCCTATTTACCTATCCGGTCTCCACGTTGATCCGATATTCTTCAAAGCAAAAGCAGTCGTTGACGCTACCGGACACGACGCAGAGATACTGAAGATAGCGTCTAAGAAGCTCCCGAACGTGAACTTCGAGGTTGGAAGGGAATACGGAGCTTGGATAGACGAGGCCGAGAAGCTCGTAGTTAAGTATACCGGAAAGGTGCTTGAAGGATTATACGCGGCCGGGATGTCCGTTGCTAGCTTCTATAGGCTTCCCAGAATGGGGCCCGTCTTCGGCGGAATGCTAGCTTCAGGAAAGAAGGTGGCTGAGAAAATAATCGGGGATTTAGAGGTGTCGTAA